A single region of the Marinobacter salinus genome encodes:
- a CDS encoding ribose-phosphate diphosphokinase, with translation MAMELSLFTLNASHDFGIKVAEELGITPGLHEEREFVDGEHKSRPLENVRGRDVYVIQSLYSDDDCSVNDKLVRLLWFIGSLRDAAAGRITAVLPYLCYARKDRKTKPRDPVSTRYMAAVLEAVGIDCVITLDVHNLVAYQNAFRINSEHLDARKLFASHFSRQRGDEDIVVVSPDVGGVKRAELFRQTLEKTLGTPVGSGFMEKHRSAGTVAGERLVAEVEGRSVIIVDDLISSGGTLSRTVRACKNAGASRISAAVSHGVFVAGADEQLADPALEELVVTDTIPPFRVKSGVLKNKLVVLGATSLFAKAIRNIHEGGSVVELLEV, from the coding sequence ATGGCCATGGAGCTTAGCCTTTTCACTCTGAATGCCAGCCACGACTTTGGCATAAAGGTCGCGGAGGAGCTGGGCATAACCCCGGGTCTTCATGAAGAACGTGAATTTGTGGATGGTGAACACAAAAGCCGTCCCCTGGAGAATGTCCGGGGCCGGGACGTTTATGTCATTCAGTCCCTTTACAGCGATGACGACTGCAGTGTGAATGACAAGCTCGTGCGGCTGTTGTGGTTTATTGGTTCCCTGAGAGACGCAGCCGCCGGGCGGATTACAGCCGTGCTGCCTTACCTGTGTTACGCGCGCAAAGACCGCAAAACCAAGCCTCGCGATCCTGTATCCACTCGATACATGGCAGCGGTGTTAGAGGCGGTGGGTATAGATTGCGTAATAACCCTGGACGTTCATAACCTGGTCGCTTATCAGAATGCATTCCGCATCAACAGTGAACACCTTGATGCCAGGAAGTTATTTGCAAGCCACTTCTCGCGTCAACGCGGGGATGAGGACATCGTCGTGGTCTCACCAGACGTGGGCGGCGTGAAACGCGCTGAATTATTTCGACAGACGCTGGAAAAGACTCTGGGGACGCCTGTGGGCAGTGGCTTCATGGAAAAACATCGCAGCGCCGGCACTGTGGCCGGGGAACGGCTGGTTGCGGAGGTCGAAGGTCGTTCAGTGATCATCGTTGACGACCTGATCAGCAGTGGCGGTACCCTTTCGCGCACCGTCAGGGCGTGCAAAAACGCAGGCGCCAGCCGCATATCGGCCGCAGTTTCACATGGGGTATTTGTAGCTGGCGCCGATGAACAATTGGCCGATCCTGCGCTGGAGGAGCTTGTTGTTACCGATACGATACCTCCGTTTCGAGTGAAATCAGGTGTCTTGAAGAATAAGTTGGTCGTGTTGGGGGCCACGTCGCTGTTTGCCAAAGCGATTCGAAACATCCATGAGGGTGGCTCTGTCGTCGAGCTTTTGGAGGTCTGA
- the treY gene encoding malto-oligosyltrehalose synthase, translating to MRAPVAPSATYRLQFNRDFTFAAATKIIPYLHLLGISHIYASPFLKARAGSPHGYDIVDHNALDPELGDEASFATYVQALQEHGMSQILDIVPNHMGVGGDDNAWWLDVLENGESSAYARYFDIDWHPANPALRNKVLLPFLGDHYGATLEQGELTLVLNADEGTFGVRYYEHLFPVDPRSYPQILSFGIELLEHQLSRDPQVFSSFTALIADCHALPRRTELASTRRTKRTRGIAACKGHLTELYRHYPEIRAHINRNLRHFNGTLGQPESFDPLDRLLEKQAYRLAYWQVASDEINYRRFFDINELAGIRIEDDDVFSATHRLVQRLIDNGEISGLRIDHPDGLSDPFKYYGDLQAMIASTLDAKVQEPTEANYYVLVEKVLTYPEHLPVEWPVSGTTGYEAAHLLNGLLICPDSEHALSRFYRQFTGQSDDFSELLYKRKKLIIHGALASDLTSLAKLASSIAQTDRHTRDFTYQALRAATAEIAACFPVYRTYITRERSSETDYHYIRQAITQAKKRSPANDIQIFDFLEELITLGEVNRYSPRIRQEVVRFALRFQQYTAPVMAKGLEDTALYSYNRLVSMNDVGFDPRAFGVSVDTFHQENQRRLSAWPQSMVTTSTHDSKRSEDVRTRINILSELPREWRQHVSRWSRMNRHKKRLVNDIPMPSRNDEYLLYQILLGAWPPGTTPESDLAGIRGRIEAYMLKAVREAKVFTSWINPNPEYESAMQLFVRALLDNSRNNEFLKDFIPFQQRLGWFGLLSSLSQTLLKLTIPGVPDIYQGNDLCAFNLVDPDNRAPVDFHRRQRALQALTTEYRNNSDPRALLQDLLTQIEDGRAKLFLTWRTLTLRRQQYSLFIEGEYFELKTRGHRANHICAFGRRLGDKEVIVAVPRWFARLTDGNDSMPLGSPTWDDTWIEAGGDASTGSFHNVLTDEVPQVSRNDNGLWFRAADLFRYFPVALLTRNCAPL from the coding sequence ATGAGAGCGCCTGTAGCACCCTCTGCAACCTATCGCCTGCAGTTCAATCGTGACTTCACCTTCGCCGCTGCCACCAAAATCATCCCTTATCTCCACCTCCTCGGCATCAGCCACATTTACGCTTCACCGTTTCTGAAAGCACGGGCCGGCAGCCCTCATGGCTACGACATAGTCGATCACAATGCTCTGGACCCGGAGCTCGGAGACGAAGCCAGTTTCGCCACCTACGTCCAGGCGTTGCAGGAACATGGAATGAGCCAGATTCTGGATATCGTTCCGAACCACATGGGCGTCGGAGGTGACGATAACGCCTGGTGGCTCGATGTTCTGGAAAACGGCGAGTCTTCTGCCTACGCCCGGTATTTCGACATTGACTGGCACCCTGCCAATCCTGCTCTGCGCAACAAGGTCCTGCTGCCCTTTTTGGGTGATCACTATGGCGCCACCCTTGAGCAAGGCGAGTTGACGCTTGTATTGAATGCTGACGAGGGCACCTTTGGCGTACGCTATTACGAGCACCTGTTTCCGGTTGACCCTCGCAGCTACCCGCAAATCCTCAGCTTTGGAATCGAGCTGCTAGAGCACCAACTGAGCAGAGATCCTCAGGTTTTCAGTTCGTTTACAGCGCTTATTGCCGATTGCCATGCTCTGCCACGGCGGACGGAGCTAGCCAGTACCCGGCGAACAAAACGGACCAGGGGCATTGCGGCGTGCAAAGGTCATCTAACCGAACTATACCGCCATTACCCCGAAATCCGGGCGCATATAAACAGGAACCTCAGACACTTCAACGGCACTTTGGGCCAACCAGAAAGCTTCGACCCGCTTGACCGCTTGCTGGAGAAGCAGGCGTATCGACTGGCGTACTGGCAGGTGGCATCAGACGAGATCAATTACCGTCGCTTTTTTGATATCAATGAACTGGCGGGCATCCGAATCGAAGACGACGACGTGTTTAGCGCCACTCATCGCCTTGTCCAGAGGCTTATCGATAATGGTGAGATCAGCGGTTTACGCATTGACCACCCGGATGGTTTGTCTGACCCCTTCAAATACTATGGCGACCTTCAGGCCATGATCGCCAGCACGCTGGACGCCAAGGTGCAAGAGCCGACGGAAGCCAACTATTATGTGCTGGTAGAAAAGGTACTCACCTACCCGGAACACCTGCCTGTTGAATGGCCAGTTTCCGGCACCACAGGATACGAAGCCGCCCACCTCCTCAACGGCTTGCTGATCTGTCCGGATTCAGAGCATGCGCTTAGCCGATTCTACCGACAGTTCACGGGCCAGAGTGACGACTTCAGCGAGTTGTTATACAAGCGGAAAAAACTCATCATTCACGGCGCGCTGGCGAGTGACCTGACTTCCCTCGCCAAGCTGGCCAGCAGCATTGCGCAGACTGACCGTCACACCCGCGACTTCACCTACCAGGCCCTGCGTGCAGCCACCGCGGAGATCGCTGCCTGCTTTCCGGTCTATCGGACGTACATCACCCGGGAGCGAAGCTCCGAGACAGATTATCATTACATCCGTCAGGCCATCACTCAGGCCAAGAAGCGCAGTCCTGCAAATGACATACAGATCTTCGATTTTCTGGAAGAGTTAATAACCCTTGGCGAGGTCAACAGGTATAGCCCGAGAATAAGGCAGGAAGTGGTAAGGTTCGCCCTGCGTTTTCAGCAGTACACGGCTCCGGTTATGGCCAAGGGCCTGGAGGACACCGCACTCTATAGTTACAACCGGTTGGTTTCGATGAATGACGTTGGTTTTGACCCGCGAGCATTCGGTGTGTCCGTCGACACATTCCACCAGGAAAACCAGCGCCGTTTGTCGGCATGGCCTCAATCGATGGTCACGACATCCACCCATGACAGCAAGCGCAGCGAGGATGTCCGTACCCGCATCAACATCCTCTCCGAATTGCCCCGTGAATGGCGCCAGCACGTGTCTCGCTGGAGTCGAATGAATCGCCACAAGAAACGCCTCGTCAATGATATCCCAATGCCCTCCCGCAATGATGAGTATCTGCTCTATCAGATTCTGCTGGGCGCCTGGCCACCGGGAACAACACCCGAGTCTGACCTGGCGGGAATCAGAGGCCGTATCGAAGCTTACATGCTCAAGGCTGTCAGAGAAGCCAAGGTCTTCACCTCCTGGATCAATCCGAACCCTGAATACGAAAGTGCCATGCAATTGTTTGTGCGCGCATTGCTGGACAACTCAAGGAACAATGAGTTTCTAAAGGATTTTATTCCCTTTCAACAACGTTTGGGATGGTTCGGTTTGCTCAGCAGCCTGTCACAAACGCTGCTTAAACTCACGATCCCTGGCGTTCCGGACATCTATCAGGGCAATGACCTCTGTGCTTTCAATCTCGTTGACCCCGACAATCGAGCCCCTGTCGATTTTCATCGTCGGCAGCGAGCACTGCAGGCGCTAACAACCGAATATCGGAACAACTCAGACCCTCGGGCCCTTTTGCAGGATTTACTGACCCAAATCGAAGATGGACGAGCCAAGCTGTTTCTTACATGGCGGACACTGACCTTGCGGCGCCAGCAATACTCCCTGTTCATTGAGGGTGAGTATTTTGAACTGAAAACCCGGGGGCACAGAGCTAACCACATCTGTGCTTTCGGCCGGCGCCTCGGAGATAAAGAGGTTATAGTTGCGGTTCCACGCTGGTTCGCGAGGCTGACTGACGGAAACGACAGCATGCCACTTGGCAGTCCTACGTGGGATGATACGTGGATTGAGGCTGGGGGAGATGCCAGCACAGGCAGTTTCCACAATGTGCTTACTGATGAGGTTCCGCAGGTCTCCCGGAACGACAATGGCCTCTGGTTCAGGGCTGCAGATCTTTTCCGATATTTCCCCGTTGCCTTACTCACCAGAAATTGTGCGCCACTCTGA
- the gap gene encoding type I glyceraldehyde-3-phosphate dehydrogenase has product MINVAINGMGRIGRAALKLLEQTDNFQVVAINDLTPLGNLIYLLRYDSVYGRFERGIEASENDLVIDGRRIRSFAEKNPGNLPWKDMDIDVVFECTGAFRQRDDLAKHLDAGARHVILSAPGKGGNLPSVVFGVNELDEASSSAFSTASCTTNCIAPVAEIMARRIGVLKAVMTTIHAYTSSQGIVDSPSKQAERGRAAGVNLIPTSTGAATATAEVLPDYKGRFDGMAVRVPIPVGSIADITFVTERSTTVDEITAIFREEAQSDRYHEVLGVSSDPIVSSDIIQDPRASIVDLTATKVVDGDLVKIMSWYDNEWGYVCQMVRQAREMLR; this is encoded by the coding sequence ATGATAAACGTTGCAATCAATGGCATGGGCCGGATCGGCCGGGCAGCCTTAAAACTGCTCGAGCAAACGGATAATTTCCAGGTGGTGGCTATCAATGATCTGACGCCTCTGGGCAACCTGATCTACCTCCTGCGCTACGACTCGGTTTATGGTCGGTTCGAAAGGGGCATCGAAGCGTCAGAAAATGATCTCGTGATTGATGGTCGCCGGATTCGCTCGTTCGCAGAGAAAAATCCAGGCAATTTGCCCTGGAAGGACATGGATATCGATGTCGTTTTTGAATGCACCGGCGCCTTTCGGCAACGAGATGATCTGGCCAAACACCTTGATGCAGGCGCCCGACATGTGATTTTGTCGGCTCCCGGTAAAGGTGGAAATCTGCCCTCTGTCGTTTTTGGCGTAAACGAGCTCGACGAAGCGAGCTCGTCCGCCTTTTCCACCGCGAGCTGCACAACCAACTGCATTGCCCCGGTCGCAGAAATCATGGCGAGGCGAATCGGTGTGCTTAAAGCGGTAATGACTACCATTCACGCCTACACATCCAGCCAGGGAATCGTCGACTCTCCCAGCAAACAGGCAGAACGTGGTCGCGCCGCGGGAGTGAACCTGATTCCCACATCCACGGGCGCAGCGACCGCCACTGCTGAGGTCCTGCCAGACTACAAGGGGCGTTTTGACGGCATGGCCGTGCGCGTCCCGATACCAGTGGGCTCTATTGCTGACATAACATTTGTCACGGAACGCAGCACCACGGTAGACGAAATTACCGCCATCTTCCGCGAAGAAGCTCAGTCCGACCGCTACCATGAAGTGCTGGGAGTTTCCTCGGATCCGATTGTCTCATCCGATATTATCCAGGATCCACGGGCGTCCATCGTCGATTTGACCGCGACGAAGGTGGTGGACGGAGATCTGGTCAAGATTATGAGCTGGTATGACAACGAATGGGGGTATGTCTGTCAGATGGTGAGGCAGGCTCGCGAGATGCTCCGATAA
- a CDS encoding phosphoribosyltransferase, whose product MEALAWCQYEMVKLPINNRIEAGQALARAMSRYRGREDLLVLGLPRGGVPVAYEIAADLNVQLDLMLVRKLGTPGQKELAMGAIASGGIRVLNDEIVGALGISDEAIERVASEEQQELERREQAYRGDRSRPEIEGKCIILVDDGLATGASMRAAIEALRLQNPSSIVVAVPVAPSDTIGKLSAEADDVICLATPEPFMAIGNWYRDFTQVSDQEVKQTLNKAWERFR is encoded by the coding sequence ATGGAAGCGTTGGCTTGGTGCCAGTATGAAATGGTGAAACTACCGATTAACAATCGCATTGAAGCTGGGCAGGCGCTGGCCCGGGCGATGTCGCGCTACCGGGGGCGTGAGGACCTTCTGGTGCTTGGTCTCCCCCGTGGCGGTGTTCCGGTAGCTTACGAGATAGCTGCGGACCTCAATGTCCAACTGGATCTTATGTTGGTCCGTAAACTCGGTACACCGGGGCAAAAGGAGTTGGCCATGGGGGCGATTGCCAGTGGCGGGATCCGCGTACTGAATGACGAGATTGTGGGTGCTCTGGGTATCTCGGATGAGGCCATTGAGAGAGTGGCATCAGAAGAGCAACAGGAACTGGAGCGCAGGGAACAAGCGTACCGCGGCGATCGATCCAGACCCGAAATCGAGGGAAAGTGCATCATTCTGGTAGACGATGGCCTCGCGACCGGGGCCAGCATGCGCGCTGCCATTGAGGCCTTACGCCTCCAGAATCCTTCCAGCATCGTGGTCGCCGTGCCCGTTGCCCCTTCGGATACCATTGGAAAACTGAGTGCGGAGGCTGACGATGTCATCTGTCTTGCCACCCCCGAACCCTTCATGGCGATTGGTAACTGGTACCGAGATTTCACCCAGGTTTCAGACCAGGAAGTAAAACAGACGTTAAACAAAGCCTGGGAGCGATTTCGATGA
- a CDS encoding dienelactone hydrolase family protein yields MSGSDRNSAEFNVQVSAGDAELEGDLVIPEGARGIVVFAHGSGSSRFSPRNQLVASFLNEGGLATLLFDLLTPKEHEIDIRTREFRFDIDLLSRRLVSTVDWLGEQPNTEAMSIGLFGASTGAAAALIAAAERPGSVAAVVSRGGRPDLAAKALPSVKAPTLLIVGGLDQVVIQMNRDASRQMQTEPSLEIVPGATHLFEEPGKLEEVCALTRDWFLKFLT; encoded by the coding sequence ATGAGCGGAAGCGACAGGAATAGCGCTGAATTCAATGTGCAGGTGAGCGCCGGAGACGCTGAACTTGAGGGTGATCTTGTTATCCCGGAAGGTGCCCGAGGGATTGTGGTGTTTGCCCACGGAAGTGGCAGCAGTCGTTTTAGCCCCCGCAATCAGCTTGTTGCATCTTTCCTTAACGAGGGAGGGTTGGCTACCTTACTCTTTGACCTGTTGACCCCGAAAGAACATGAGATCGACATTCGAACCCGTGAATTCCGGTTTGATATCGATCTGTTGAGCCGTCGCCTGGTATCTACGGTGGATTGGCTTGGCGAACAGCCGAACACCGAGGCAATGAGCATCGGCCTGTTTGGCGCCAGTACGGGGGCGGCAGCTGCTCTGATTGCGGCGGCAGAACGCCCGGGCTCTGTGGCTGCGGTTGTCTCAAGGGGCGGCCGCCCGGATTTGGCCGCAAAGGCGTTGCCGTCTGTGAAAGCACCTACCTTGTTAATTGTTGGTGGTCTTGATCAGGTCGTGATCCAGATGAACCGGGACGCAAGCCGGCAGATGCAGACTGAACCCAGCCTGGAAATTGTCCCCGGGGCAACTCATTTATTTGAGGAGCCCGGAAAGCTCGAAGAGGTCTGCGCCCTGACGCGAGACTGGTTTCTGAAGTTCCTCACTTGA
- the glgX gene encoding glycogen debranching protein GlgX — MERHKQRVWPGHPYPLGATWDGSGTNFALFSAYAEGVELCLFDREGKQELERIALPEYTNEVWHGYFPDLGPGQLYGYRVYGPYDPEEGHRFNHHKLLLDPYAKTLSGALEWHDALFGYVVGHDKADLSFDKRDSAPYMPKCQVIDPSFEWHLDRPIARPWHESIIYELHVRGFTIRHPDVAEEARGTFRGLADKKVVGYLKELGVTAIELQPVHAFLHDRYLVESELRNYWGYNPIGFFALHPEYLGSGCIDEFKAFVRLMHESGIEVIMDVVYNHTAEGSHLGPTLSLRGIDNKSYYYLMGGEARYYNNFTGTGNALELRHPSVLRMVTDSLRYWVNEMGVDGFRFDLATTLARVNGEFDEHASFLDSVAQDPLLSTVKLIAEPWDAGDAGYQLGRFPPGWAEWNDRYRDSVRKFWRGDPGQLPELASRLSGSSDIYDVRGRRPWTSVNFVTAHDGFTLHDLVSYNEKHNEANQEDNQDGHEHNYSWNCGVEGPTDDPEVIHLREQQKRNLLATLMLSQGVPMLLAGDEFGHTQDGNNNAYCQDNEISWLDWTGIDAEGRALLAFVQSLIQLRRQHIVFHRHRFFHGKEIPGTKTKDITWLMPNGEEMDKKNWESETEKCVAVLISGEAGQYHLTEHGEREPDDTFLLILNALAETVEFALPEVEHFSHQAVIIDTAFEGEEGGIVEREVKNPFFAQPRSLALIRYVSEAG; from the coding sequence ATGGAGCGCCATAAACAGCGAGTATGGCCGGGTCATCCTTATCCTTTGGGTGCAACCTGGGACGGTTCGGGAACCAACTTCGCTCTTTTTTCAGCGTATGCGGAGGGGGTGGAGTTATGCCTGTTTGATCGCGAGGGAAAGCAAGAGCTCGAACGCATCGCGCTTCCTGAGTACACGAATGAGGTATGGCATGGTTATTTCCCCGACCTGGGTCCCGGGCAACTCTATGGCTACCGCGTTTACGGCCCCTATGACCCCGAGGAAGGGCACAGGTTTAACCATCACAAATTGTTGCTGGACCCCTACGCAAAAACACTGTCCGGCGCCCTTGAATGGCATGATGCGCTTTTCGGCTATGTCGTAGGGCATGACAAAGCAGACTTGTCATTCGATAAACGGGACAGCGCTCCCTATATGCCCAAGTGCCAGGTTATCGACCCCTCATTCGAGTGGCATCTGGACCGCCCGATTGCAAGACCGTGGCATGAATCGATCATCTATGAATTGCACGTGCGAGGCTTCACGATACGCCATCCCGATGTTGCGGAAGAAGCCAGAGGAACTTTTCGCGGCCTGGCTGACAAAAAGGTCGTGGGTTATCTGAAGGAACTGGGTGTGACTGCCATCGAGCTGCAACCCGTTCATGCCTTTTTGCACGATCGCTACTTGGTAGAGAGTGAGCTACGAAACTATTGGGGGTACAACCCCATCGGTTTTTTTGCGTTGCACCCGGAGTATCTGGGCAGTGGCTGTATTGATGAATTCAAGGCCTTTGTCCGACTGATGCATGAGTCGGGCATTGAGGTCATTATGGATGTCGTCTATAACCACACTGCGGAGGGTAGCCATCTCGGGCCGACGCTTTCATTAAGGGGCATTGACAACAAATCCTATTATTATCTGATGGGCGGTGAGGCCCGTTATTATAATAATTTCACCGGCACCGGTAATGCTCTGGAATTGCGCCACCCTTCGGTACTGCGCATGGTTACCGACTCGCTTCGTTACTGGGTCAATGAAATGGGCGTGGACGGTTTCCGCTTCGACCTGGCGACCACGCTGGCCAGAGTCAATGGCGAGTTCGACGAGCATGCGAGCTTTCTTGACTCCGTAGCCCAGGATCCGCTCCTATCTACGGTCAAATTGATCGCCGAACCCTGGGACGCCGGTGACGCGGGGTATCAACTTGGGCGGTTCCCACCCGGCTGGGCGGAATGGAATGATCGCTATCGCGACAGTGTGCGCAAGTTCTGGCGTGGTGATCCTGGCCAGTTGCCGGAGCTTGCGTCGAGGTTATCCGGCTCCAGTGATATTTATGACGTTCGCGGGCGACGCCCCTGGACAAGCGTCAACTTTGTGACCGCCCACGATGGCTTCACGTTACATGACCTGGTGAGCTATAACGAAAAACACAACGAGGCCAATCAGGAGGACAACCAAGACGGTCATGAGCATAATTACAGCTGGAATTGTGGTGTCGAAGGGCCGACGGACGACCCTGAGGTCATACACCTCAGAGAACAACAAAAGCGTAATTTACTGGCAACGCTGATGCTCTCGCAAGGCGTGCCAATGCTCCTGGCCGGTGATGAGTTCGGGCATACCCAGGACGGCAATAACAATGCGTATTGCCAGGATAATGAGATCAGCTGGCTGGATTGGACGGGAATTGATGCTGAGGGGCGTGCACTACTGGCCTTTGTTCAGAGCCTGATTCAATTGCGGCGCCAGCACATTGTTTTCCATCGGCACCGGTTTTTCCATGGTAAAGAAATCCCTGGCACTAAGACCAAAGACATCACATGGCTAATGCCGAATGGCGAGGAGATGGACAAGAAAAACTGGGAATCGGAAACAGAAAAGTGTGTGGCAGTGTTAATCAGTGGTGAGGCGGGTCAATATCACCTGACGGAACACGGTGAGAGGGAACCGGATGACACGTTTCTGCTCATCCTCAATGCATTGGCCGAAACTGTGGAGTTCGCCTTACCGGAGGTGGAGCACTTTAGTCACCAGGCAGTCATAATAGACACTGCGTTTGAGGGTGAAGAGGGCGGGATTGTTGAGCGAGAGGTCAAAAACCCGTTTTTCGCACAGCCCCGCTCGCTGGCTCTAATTAGGTATGTGTCTGAAGCCGGTTGA
- a CDS encoding Crp/Fnr family transcriptional regulator — protein MPTWKRESDGFNGNIANVAVRNLVRNESSGFSFPDTLKGSKKRRFSSKEIIYRQNDRVDRVFMILSGMVELLSYLPNGRARIVRLHSHNHWLGLEGSVGPFYEHTAIAVDNVEVAYISLEKFFALEWENPHQYCQILKQGYKYLAQADRWIADFSTGGIKSRVARLVAFLAKLEYGESSTRVELLTVHEMADILGVTPESVSRILAEFKRTHTLHRLESHSDGLYEIDSYRLQQDARQ, from the coding sequence ATGCCAACATGGAAGAGAGAAAGCGACGGCTTCAACGGCAATATTGCCAATGTCGCTGTCAGAAATCTGGTTCGCAACGAATCCAGTGGATTTTCATTCCCGGACACCCTCAAAGGAAGCAAGAAAAGGCGCTTTTCCTCAAAGGAAATCATCTATCGCCAAAACGACCGCGTTGACAGGGTGTTCATGATCCTCAGCGGCATGGTGGAGCTGCTCAGTTATTTACCCAACGGACGCGCGCGAATCGTCAGGCTGCATAGCCATAACCACTGGCTCGGCCTTGAAGGATCAGTAGGCCCGTTCTACGAGCATACAGCCATCGCAGTGGATAACGTCGAGGTGGCTTATATTTCGTTGGAAAAGTTCTTCGCTCTTGAGTGGGAAAACCCGCACCAGTACTGTCAGATTCTGAAACAGGGGTATAAGTACCTGGCTCAGGCAGATCGATGGATTGCTGATTTTTCTACCGGCGGTATTAAATCTCGCGTGGCGCGTTTGGTCGCTTTTCTGGCAAAGCTCGAATATGGCGAATCGTCTACCAGGGTCGAGTTGTTAACCGTTCATGAGATGGCGGATATTTTAGGCGTAACACCAGAGAGCGTGAGCCGTATTCTCGCCGAGTTCAAGCGTACGCATACCTTGCACAGACTGGAGAGTCATTCGGACGGACTGTACGAAATTGATTCGTATCGTTTACAGCAGGATGCGCGACAATAG